The sequence TCCGGACTGTCTGGTTCGTAAACGTACCATTTTTTGCACCACTCAATAGCTTTGTCGTATTCTTTTTTTGATTTGAAAATATCAACCAAAACTTCATAGCTGTGCGGATAATTCGGTTTTTTTTGAACCGCGCGTTTCGCCAGCAAGATCGCAGAATCGATTTTCCCGGATTCAAAATAGCATCTCGCCAATCCAGACAGCGCTTCGATGCAGGTGGAATCTGCGGCATAGGCTTTCTGCAAATAACCGACGGCTTCCTCGTAATTGTGCTTTTTCAGCAGCTTTCGTCCTTTATGGTAATTTTTTGTCGCCACAACATGGTCGTCAATATCCTCGAGATAAACCCTGTTTTTCAAATAAGCAGCCACCGATTCGGGATTGGACTTGTCCAGAGTAAATTCATCGATAACTTCGCCGTTGATATTTATCGCCTGAAAATGGAGCCTGGAGCCATCGATGTGAACAAGCACAAAGCCAAATACTCGCTCCGCGTATTGCGTCCACTCGCGCCAGCCAATGTAGCGCATGGGCGTGCCGCCGTTTCCGCACACGACATAAGTCACCGCGTGCTTACTTTTTTTCCCGGAAATTGGTTTTGTCCGTTCATAGTTGTGATCGTGGCCGCTCAAAACAAGATCCACGCCGTACTTTTCCATGAGCGGATGAAGCAATTTTTTCAATTCCAGTCTGCTGTTGCGATAGTAATTGCCGCCCGCAGTAAACGGCGGATGATGAGAACTTACAATTGTCCAGGTGGCATGATTGTTTTGCAAGTCGTGAATGAGCCAGTTGTACTCCTCGCTGTTTTCGTAAAGAACCCCATCGTTTGTATCCAGAATAATGAAATGAGCGTTGCCAAAATCAAATGAATACCATCTTTCATTGCCAGGAAACGAAAAGAATTGGTAATAGTAACTGGAATTGTCTTCATGGTTGCCAATGGCGCCGAACAGAGGAATATGCGCCAGCATGTCCCGCGCCGGCGTAAAAAATAATTTCTCCCATTGTTTGTAAATTTCTCCGCGCTCAACAAAATCGCCGTTGTGAATCACAAAATTCGGATGTTTTTCAGAAATGAGTTTGGCGATTTTTCGATAATTAAAAGGCCCATGTTTAGTGTCCCCATACGTTGCAAAAGAAAATGGCGAGTTTTTCCGCACTGCTGTTTTGAATGAATATTTCGGGGATTTCACCCCGTTCGAGGCCACAAAATAGGCATACTCTGTTTCCGGAGTCAAATTTTCAATTTTGATTTCGTGAATTTTCGCTTCTCGTAGCTCAACAACTTTCCGAAAATCAGTACCTTCGGATTTGTAAAATACTGTGCCAAGGCAAGGCGTCTTGCTTTCCCACATTACAGTAATGCCGTCTGTTGTTACATTTTGCAAATAGGGACCTTTGAGAAAAACCTTTTTGTCAATCGACCTCTGGCAGCCGAATAACAATAAAAAAGAGAGCGATGAAAAAGTGAGAAATAACAAAAATTTGATTTGCTTCCATAAAAAAGATTGATTTCGTCTCATTTTCTGGTCCTCAAATAATCTATGATCGCTTTTTTGAAATTTAACCATTGGGTTCCCAAGGCTGCTGCCTTAACTCTGCACAAAAATTGGAGTCAATCCGTACGGGTTTATGAGAAAGTCTATTTTTCGCCACGCCAGTGCTTGCGAATGACGAACGCCGCGGATTTCGGATCGCGCTGGCGATTGAAAACGCCTTTTTTGTTCAAAACAACGCGCCTGAAATGTTGCGCGGTGCGAAAATCGGCAAAATTCCAAATATGCTCGCCGACAGTAAACGGAAAAGATTCGATGACTTCAAAATACTTCATGATGAGCGAGGTTTGGTATTCTTCGGTAAAAAGCTGGGGATAGGTCGCATGAAGACCTTCAATGGTGTCGGCTCCGAACTCGGTCATCAAAATCGGCCTGTCGTATTTGTCATGAAGTTTTTGAATTTCCGCTTTCAACTTTTTTTCGACTTTGTCCAGGTCTGACGGAATCTCGTACCAGCCCCAGTAACGATTCAGCGAAATAATATCGCAATACTTGTAAACCGGATCTTTCTCCTTCCAGTGAGGATAAGTTGGCAGCGTCAACGGTCTTGTCGGGTCCAATTCACGTGTATACTGAAAAATTTCTTGCCAATACTTATGAGATTTCTCCGAATTTGATTCGTCTTCGCCCCAGATGCCAGGCTCGTTCGCCACGCTCCAACCGATCACGCAGGGATGATTTCTGTCCCGGGTGATGAGTTCCCGCAGCGCTTTTTTGTGATTTTCCAGTGTCTTTTCTGTGACGAAACGGAAATTGAGGCTCACCGCTGGCACTTCGGCGATCACCAAAAAGCCCATTCGATCCGCCAATTGCATGATTTCTTCCGCGTACGGATAGTGCGACGTACGAAAAGAGTTAGCGCCAATCCATTTCATAAGTTGAAAATCTTTGACAATTACAGGGAAGGAAAGCCCTTTCCCGAGCACCGGGAAATCTTCGTGTTTACCAAAACCGCGCAAAAATATTTTTTCTTTGTTCAAATAGAGATGATTGTTGTCCCAGGAAATTTCGCGGACACCAACTTCCAGAGAATATTCATCAACAAACTCGCTGTTTTCAAAGAGTTCAAATTTTAATTTATACAAAAATGGATCGTCGGGACTCCAAAAATGGCAATTTTTCACAACAAAATCACCAGCGCTCATATTTTCTCTTAATTCAATTTTTTGTTGTTGGATTTGTGTTTCTTTTTCCCACAGCGAAACGGAAACATTACCCCCATTAAAAAAACGATTGATGAATGATTTGAATTCGATCATCCCAACGCTTCCCTCAATCGAAGTTTTTACTTCAAACTCAGTAAAGTATTTTTCCGGC is a genomic window of Calditrichota bacterium containing:
- a CDS encoding tetratricopeptide repeat protein — its product is MRRNQSFLWKQIKFLLFLTFSSLSFLLLFGCQRSIDKKVFLKGPYLQNVTTDGITVMWESKTPCLGTVFYKSEGTDFRKVVELREAKIHEIKIENLTPETEYAYFVASNGVKSPKYSFKTAVRKNSPFSFATYGDTKHGPFNYRKIAKLISEKHPNFVIHNGDFVERGEIYKQWEKLFFTPARDMLAHIPLFGAIGNHEDNSSYYYQFFSFPGNERWYSFDFGNAHFIILDTNDGVLYENSEEYNWLIHDLQNNHATWTIVSSHHPPFTAGGNYYRNSRLELKKLLHPLMEKYGVDLVLSGHDHNYERTKPISGKKSKHAVTYVVCGNGGTPMRYIGWREWTQYAERVFGFVLVHIDGSRLHFQAININGEVIDEFTLDKSNPESVAAYLKNRVYLEDIDDHVVATKNYHKGRKLLKKHNYEEAVGYLQKAYAADSTCIEALSGLARCYFESGKIDSAILLAKRAVQKKPNYPHSYEVLVDIFKSKKEYDKAIEWCKKWYVYEPDSPDANNEIADIYKKQKKYDLAIAEMKKAIAINPADSDLYIDLGGLYEKVNNRKKALQAYRKAVEWYLDEKDDKDIAEVKAKIEKWANN
- the uidA gene encoding beta-glucuronidase, coding for MLYPQNNRCRVAIDLSDFWEIKVPKQQDENEENFFRGFEADSFCGVPGSWNEQLAERGLMNYIGKIYYQKEFVLSKNFRGNRILLRFGSADYRAKVWVNGKEIGGHEGGFLPFTFDITNVVDFEQANLIVVCVDNSLNHDTIPQGVTQDDYLNFHKARHQTFPPTVFDFLTFGGLNRPVKIAIVPEKYFTEFEVKTSIEGSVGMIEFKSFINRFFNGGNVSVSLWEKETQIQQQKIELRENMSAGDFVVKNCHFWSPDDPFLYKLKFELFENSEFVDEYSLEVGVREISWDNNHLYLNKEKIFLRGFGKHEDFPVLGKGLSFPVIVKDFQLMKWIGANSFRTSHYPYAEEIMQLADRMGFLVIAEVPAVSLNFRFVTEKTLENHKKALRELITRDRNHPCVIGWSVANEPGIWGEDESNSEKSHKYWQEIFQYTRELDPTRPLTLPTYPHWKEKDPVYKYCDIISLNRYWGWYEIPSDLDKVEKKLKAEIQKLHDKYDRPILMTEFGADTIEGLHATYPQLFTEEYQTSLIMKYFEVIESFPFTVGEHIWNFADFRTAQHFRRVVLNKKGVFNRQRDPKSAAFVIRKHWRGEK